The following are encoded together in the Pieris napi chromosome 17, ilPieNapi1.2, whole genome shotgun sequence genome:
- the LOC125058045 gene encoding vacuolar protein sorting-associated protein 72 homolog produces the protein MAQRERRSNAGNRMSKLLDEEEEDDFYKTTYGGFEEAAEDRDYVEEREVDDVVDSDFDIDENDEVTSDQETEAKEKKKSSGKVYKDPNKIKKAIEKKKLLPKKPKEPREPKSKDANELDQSLNTSLERKSIRQSTAVKSLETQQRIKIRSELKKKKPRKTEERVLTQEELLEEALITEAENLKSLERYEQSELERKKVRPVKKSISGPVIKYHSFAVPLPKEDGKDKEAPTELNDSDIIKNEEELPQDVDMETKIESEESETKEQPKETIEVVGPDEEITLNDEKKTENKPKPKSNVTYYERTLLSFENDIKNVAFNKCFPQSKPRRKREMLCAVTKRPARYIDPITKLPYRSVDAFRIIREAYYQQLEARGDRSHPLMADWLQWRRADTASTYVQINIK, from the exons ATGGCTCAAAGAGAGCGTCGATCAAATGCTGGGAACCGTATGTCAAAACTATTagatgaagaagaagaagatgaTTTCTACAAGACAACTTATGGGGGTTTTGAAGAAGCAGCTGAAGACCGAGACTATGT GGAAGAAAGAGAAGTAGATGATGTTGTTGATTCAGATTTTGATATTGATGAGAATGATGAAGTTACTTCAGATCAAGAAACGGAAGCAAAAGAGAAGAAAAAAAGTAGTGGAAAGGTTTATAAA GatcctaataaaataaaaaaagctatAGAAAAGAAGAAACTTTTGCCTAAAAAGCCCAAAGAGCCAAGAGAACCGAAGTCTAAGGACGCGAATGAACTTGACCAGAGCCTAAACACATCTTTAG AAAGAAAATCTATTAGACAAAGTACAGCAGTGAAATCTCTAGAGACACaacaaagaattaaaataagatcagagttaaagaaaaagaaaccaAGAAAGACAGAAGAGAGAGTTTTGACACAAGAAGAGTTGTTGGAAGAAGCACTTATTACAGAGGCGGAGAATCTTAAGAGTTTAG AACGGTATGAACAAAGTGAATTGGAAAGAAAAAAAGTTAGGCCCGTGAAGAAAAGTATATCTGGTCCAGTTATCAA aTATCACTCATTTGCTGTACCATTGCCAAAAGAAGATGGAAAAGACAAAGAAGCCCCTACGGAGTTAAATGATAGTGACATTATTAAGAATGAAGAGg agCTACCTCAAGATGTTGATATGGAGACGAAGATTGAAAGCGAAGAAAGTGAAACAAAAGAACAACCCAAAGAGACAATTGAAGTCGTTGGGCCGGATGAAGAGATCACTTTAAATGATGAAAAGAA AACGGAAAACAAACCGAAGCCAAAAAGCAACGTGACCTACTACGAGCGAACTCTGCTTTCATTCGAAAATGATATAAAGAATGTGGCGTTCAACAAATGTTTCCCGCAGAGCAAACCACGGCGGAAGAGAGAGATGCTCTGTGCTGTCACCAA ACGTCCAGCTCGATACATAGATCCCATAACAAAGCTGCCATACAGAAGCGTGGACGCGTTCCGCATAATCCGGGAAGCGTATTACCAACAGCTGGAAGCGAGAGGCGATCGATCTCATCCATTAATGGCTGACTGGCTTCAGTGGAGACGGGCGGATACAGCATCAACATATGtgcaaattaatattaaataa
- the LOC125057961 gene encoding uncharacterized protein LOC125057961 isoform X3: MAIPTLEISDPVSFESVSEGISCVSSQVEIPQEKKQNLLHHSENDENVDHNYCQLQDDNYCPETVAVEYEIISDNMQISELSNEAIEEVSESGISFISNHFNNRLTKRQPQCLSSQIVTGSEVDSGIKNISHMSKNARIINIQSRTECNRINNDSKDEQIKSLRKQCRLLKAKLKKQQQRISCYKEEIKKSKYLTKEKFDALTERVPELGKRLMWMQLHQPKKKNGHRFDTKEKLMCLAIKKYKPECFKFLKKTFLMPGNKTLKNFIAKLQLPDSKPEEDEPNIDDIENEEVVSDTLLDGVDSETQISYETHKNVLGEFIQFNNSTNLADFTDFQHGLC; the protein is encoded by the exons ATGGCTATACCAACACTCGAGATCTCTG ATCCCGTGAGTTTTGAAAGTGTTTCTGAAGGTATTTCTTGTGTCTCTTCTCAGGTGGAAATCCCACAAGAAAAGaagcaaaatttattacatcatTCAG aaaatGATGAAAATGTGGATCACAACTATTGTCAATTGCAAGATGATAATTATTGCCCTGAAACGGTTGCTGTTGAAT ATGAAATAATCAGTGATAATATGCAGATTTCGGAATTATCAAATGAGGCTATTGAAGAAGTAAGTGAATCTG gtatttcatttatttcgaATCATTTCAATAACCGGCTCACGAAACGCCAACCACAATGTTTAAGTTCACAAATCGTAACTGGTTCAGAAGTGGACTCgg gtattaaaaatatttcacataTGTCTAAAAATGCGAGGATCATAAATATTCAATCTCGAACCGAGTGTAACAGGATTAATAATG acTCGAAGGATGAACAAATTAAGTCACTGAGAAAACAATGCCGCCTTTTAAAAGCAAAGCTTAAGAAACAACAGCAAAGAATATCGTGTTATAaggaagaaattaaaaaatctaaatatttaacaaaagaaaagtttGATGCCCTAACAGAGAGGGTACCAGAACTGGGCAAACGACTCATGTGGATGCAATTACACCAGCCAAAGAAAAAGAACGGTCATCGCTTTGATACAAAAGAGAAGTTAATGTGTCTCGCGATTAAGAAGTATAAACCCGaatgttttaagtttttgaaaaaGACATTTCTTATGCCCGGGAATAAGACGTTGAAGAACTTTATAGCAAAATTGCAATTGCCTGATTCAAAGCCGGAGGAAGAT GAACCTAATATCGATGACATTGAAAACGAAGAAGTCGTTTCCGACACTTTGCTCGATGGAGTGGATTCGGAAACTCAAATTTCATATGAGACGCACAAAAATGTGCTCGGAGAATTCATACAATTCAATAATAGCACCAATTTGGCTGATTTTACTGACTTTCAGCATGGTTTATGTTAG
- the LOC125057961 gene encoding uncharacterized protein LOC125057961 isoform X1, with protein MRVEIHIKSYMAFQAPLVIYRDLDLGSMQLVVIFFTWIISTFTNIAESVIITLKRNIFALIMELIIWLYQHSRSLVEIPQEKKQNLLHHSENDENVDHNYCQLQDDNYCPETVAVEYEIISDNMQISELSNEAIEEVSESGISFISNHFNNRLTKRQPQCLSSQIVTGSEVDSGIKNISHMSKNARIINIQSRTECNRINNDSKDEQIKSLRKQCRLLKAKLKKQQQRISCYKEEIKKSKYLTKEKFDALTERVPELGKRLMWMQLHQPKKKNGHRFDTKEKLMCLAIKKYKPECFKFLKKTFLMPGNKTLKNFIAKLQLPDSKPEEDEPNIDDIENEEVVSDTLLDGVDSETQISYETHKNVLGEFIQFNNSTNLADFTDFQHGLC; from the exons ATGAGAGTGgaa ATTCACATAAAATCCTACATGGCTTTCCAAGCCCCACTTGTGATCTACAGAGATTTAGATCTTGGGTCTATGCAATTGGTGGTGATATTCTTTACTTGGATAATTTCTACATTCACAAATATTGCAGAGTCTGTCATTATCACTTTGAAGAGAAATATTTTTGCCCTTATAATGGAATTAATAATATGGCTATACCAACACTCGAGATCTCTG GTGGAAATCCCACAAGAAAAGaagcaaaatttattacatcatTCAG aaaatGATGAAAATGTGGATCACAACTATTGTCAATTGCAAGATGATAATTATTGCCCTGAAACGGTTGCTGTTGAAT ATGAAATAATCAGTGATAATATGCAGATTTCGGAATTATCAAATGAGGCTATTGAAGAAGTAAGTGAATCTG gtatttcatttatttcgaATCATTTCAATAACCGGCTCACGAAACGCCAACCACAATGTTTAAGTTCACAAATCGTAACTGGTTCAGAAGTGGACTCgg gtattaaaaatatttcacataTGTCTAAAAATGCGAGGATCATAAATATTCAATCTCGAACCGAGTGTAACAGGATTAATAATG acTCGAAGGATGAACAAATTAAGTCACTGAGAAAACAATGCCGCCTTTTAAAAGCAAAGCTTAAGAAACAACAGCAAAGAATATCGTGTTATAaggaagaaattaaaaaatctaaatatttaacaaaagaaaagtttGATGCCCTAACAGAGAGGGTACCAGAACTGGGCAAACGACTCATGTGGATGCAATTACACCAGCCAAAGAAAAAGAACGGTCATCGCTTTGATACAAAAGAGAAGTTAATGTGTCTCGCGATTAAGAAGTATAAACCCGaatgttttaagtttttgaaaaaGACATTTCTTATGCCCGGGAATAAGACGTTGAAGAACTTTATAGCAAAATTGCAATTGCCTGATTCAAAGCCGGAGGAAGAT GAACCTAATATCGATGACATTGAAAACGAAGAAGTCGTTTCCGACACTTTGCTCGATGGAGTGGATTCGGAAACTCAAATTTCATATGAGACGCACAAAAATGTGCTCGGAGAATTCATACAATTCAATAATAGCACCAATTTGGCTGATTTTACTGACTTTCAGCATGGTTTATGTTAG
- the LOC125057961 gene encoding uncharacterized protein LOC125057961 isoform X4, whose translation MAIPTLEISENDENVDHNYCQLQDDNYCPETVAVEYEIISDNMQISELSNEAIEEVSESGISFISNHFNNRLTKRQPQCLSSQIVTGSEVDSGIKNISHMSKNARIINIQSRTECNRINNDSKDEQIKSLRKQCRLLKAKLKKQQQRISCYKEEIKKSKYLTKEKFDALTERVPELGKRLMWMQLHQPKKKNGHRFDTKEKLMCLAIKKYKPECFKFLKKTFLMPGNKTLKNFIAKLQLPDSKPEEDEPNIDDIENEEVVSDTLLDGVDSETQISYETHKNVLGEFIQFNNSTNLADFTDFQHGLC comes from the exons ATGGCTATACCAACACTCGAGATCTCTG aaaatGATGAAAATGTGGATCACAACTATTGTCAATTGCAAGATGATAATTATTGCCCTGAAACGGTTGCTGTTGAAT ATGAAATAATCAGTGATAATATGCAGATTTCGGAATTATCAAATGAGGCTATTGAAGAAGTAAGTGAATCTG gtatttcatttatttcgaATCATTTCAATAACCGGCTCACGAAACGCCAACCACAATGTTTAAGTTCACAAATCGTAACTGGTTCAGAAGTGGACTCgg gtattaaaaatatttcacataTGTCTAAAAATGCGAGGATCATAAATATTCAATCTCGAACCGAGTGTAACAGGATTAATAATG acTCGAAGGATGAACAAATTAAGTCACTGAGAAAACAATGCCGCCTTTTAAAAGCAAAGCTTAAGAAACAACAGCAAAGAATATCGTGTTATAaggaagaaattaaaaaatctaaatatttaacaaaagaaaagtttGATGCCCTAACAGAGAGGGTACCAGAACTGGGCAAACGACTCATGTGGATGCAATTACACCAGCCAAAGAAAAAGAACGGTCATCGCTTTGATACAAAAGAGAAGTTAATGTGTCTCGCGATTAAGAAGTATAAACCCGaatgttttaagtttttgaaaaaGACATTTCTTATGCCCGGGAATAAGACGTTGAAGAACTTTATAGCAAAATTGCAATTGCCTGATTCAAAGCCGGAGGAAGAT GAACCTAATATCGATGACATTGAAAACGAAGAAGTCGTTTCCGACACTTTGCTCGATGGAGTGGATTCGGAAACTCAAATTTCATATGAGACGCACAAAAATGTGCTCGGAGAATTCATACAATTCAATAATAGCACCAATTTGGCTGATTTTACTGACTTTCAGCATGGTTTATGTTAG
- the LOC125057961 gene encoding uncharacterized protein LOC125057961 isoform X2, whose protein sequence is MRVEIHIKSYMAFQAPLVIYRDLDLGSMQLVVIFFTWIISTFTNIAESVIITLKRNIFALIMELIIWLYQHSRSLVEIPQEKKQNLLHHSENDENVDHNYCQLQDDNYCPETVAVEYEIISDNMQISELSNEAIEEVSESGISFISNHFNNRLTKRQPQCLSSQIVTGSEVDSDSKDEQIKSLRKQCRLLKAKLKKQQQRISCYKEEIKKSKYLTKEKFDALTERVPELGKRLMWMQLHQPKKKNGHRFDTKEKLMCLAIKKYKPECFKFLKKTFLMPGNKTLKNFIAKLQLPDSKPEEDEPNIDDIENEEVVSDTLLDGVDSETQISYETHKNVLGEFIQFNNSTNLADFTDFQHGLC, encoded by the exons ATGAGAGTGgaa ATTCACATAAAATCCTACATGGCTTTCCAAGCCCCACTTGTGATCTACAGAGATTTAGATCTTGGGTCTATGCAATTGGTGGTGATATTCTTTACTTGGATAATTTCTACATTCACAAATATTGCAGAGTCTGTCATTATCACTTTGAAGAGAAATATTTTTGCCCTTATAATGGAATTAATAATATGGCTATACCAACACTCGAGATCTCTG GTGGAAATCCCACAAGAAAAGaagcaaaatttattacatcatTCAG aaaatGATGAAAATGTGGATCACAACTATTGTCAATTGCAAGATGATAATTATTGCCCTGAAACGGTTGCTGTTGAAT ATGAAATAATCAGTGATAATATGCAGATTTCGGAATTATCAAATGAGGCTATTGAAGAAGTAAGTGAATCTG gtatttcatttatttcgaATCATTTCAATAACCGGCTCACGAAACGCCAACCACAATGTTTAAGTTCACAAATCGTAACTGGTTCAGAAGTGGACTCgg acTCGAAGGATGAACAAATTAAGTCACTGAGAAAACAATGCCGCCTTTTAAAAGCAAAGCTTAAGAAACAACAGCAAAGAATATCGTGTTATAaggaagaaattaaaaaatctaaatatttaacaaaagaaaagtttGATGCCCTAACAGAGAGGGTACCAGAACTGGGCAAACGACTCATGTGGATGCAATTACACCAGCCAAAGAAAAAGAACGGTCATCGCTTTGATACAAAAGAGAAGTTAATGTGTCTCGCGATTAAGAAGTATAAACCCGaatgttttaagtttttgaaaaaGACATTTCTTATGCCCGGGAATAAGACGTTGAAGAACTTTATAGCAAAATTGCAATTGCCTGATTCAAAGCCGGAGGAAGAT GAACCTAATATCGATGACATTGAAAACGAAGAAGTCGTTTCCGACACTTTGCTCGATGGAGTGGATTCGGAAACTCAAATTTCATATGAGACGCACAAAAATGTGCTCGGAGAATTCATACAATTCAATAATAGCACCAATTTGGCTGATTTTACTGACTTTCAGCATGGTTTATGTTAG